A single region of the Triticum dicoccoides isolate Atlit2015 ecotype Zavitan chromosome 2B, WEW_v2.0, whole genome shotgun sequence genome encodes:
- the LOC119363911 gene encoding probable LRR receptor-like serine/threonine-protein kinase RPK1 — MAFHRQRTLCFTTIVTLFLLHHIAAASSSLVQEHDRSALLQLMNGLSSGCGDVPGYWSPDSGVQHCSWKEVRCDMRSRVVAISLPSQPSRRLAGVLSPAVAGLTDLKVLSLPSRGLRGEIPGALWRLQNLEVLNLAGNSLRGSLPAIFPKGLQSLDLSGNQLSGRIPPGLGDCSRLRRLRMSSNSLDGFIPPQIGRLAELRVLELSGNRLAGGVPPELRHCSYLVKMDLSRNLLHGQVPSSILKELKKLRFLSLAGNNFSGEIPSGLGQLRSLRVLNLSSNSLSGVVPIDLVALRDHTVLLLDGNLLPAKVSAPMPSPQMDEISQVTADSSGVGPPPHSAEVFTVIPQYKSTWVLTEANRGTPPDGSGNVGHLKTIEIVAIALVLVVIVALLVVATIYVFKRRRRTPRQPRRTGTGAGTSAGTRREREVKVFDGVDIGASLTYEAIVRATGNFNASNCIGFGGFGATYKAEVAPGVLVAVKRLSIGRQHGAKQFQAEVETLGRRRHPNLVTLMGYHISDQETFLIYNYLPGGNLERFIQERTKRQIGWRVLHKIALDIAHALAFMHDECSPRILHRDVKPSNILLDNDFNAYLSDFGLAKLLRNSQTHTTTSVAGTFGYVAPEYAMTCRVSDKADVYSYGVLLLELISDKKVLDPSFSPYGNGFNIISWANKLIQSGRVSEFFVEGLWNKAPHDDLVEIMNLGVLCTVESLSSRPKMKHVVRRLRELRPPSY, encoded by the coding sequence ATGGCCTTCCATCGCCAGAGAACACTCTGCTTCACAACCATTGTCACCTTATTCCTCCTCCACCATATCGCCGCCGCTTCCTCCTCGCTAGTCCAAGAACATGATAGGTCGGCTCTCCTCCAACTCATGAACGGACTCTCCTCCGGCTGCGGCGACGTCCCTGGCTACTGGTCACCGGACTCAGGCGTTCAACACTGCTCCTGGAAGGAGGTGAGATGCGACATGCGGTCCCGGGTTGTCGCCATCTCCCTCCCTTCCCAACCCAGCAGGCGCCTCGCCGGGGTGTTGTCACCGGCGGTGGCCGGCCTCACCGATCTCAAAGTACTTTCTCTACCTTCCCGAGGGCTCCGCGGAGAGATACCTGGTGCGTTATGGCGGCTGCAGAACCTGGAGGTCCTCAACCTCGCGGGCAACTCCCTCCGCGGCTCCCTTCCGGCCATCTTCCCCAAGGGGCTGCAGAGTTTGGACCTTTCTGGCAACCAGCTCTCCGGGAGAATCCCTCCTGGTCTCGGGGACTGCTCGCGGCTCCGGCGGCTCCGGATGTCTTCCAATTCGCTGGATGGTTTCATCCCTCCGCAGATTGGGAGGCTTGCCGAGTTGCGGGTCTTGGAATTGTCCGGGAACAGACTAGCCGGTGGCGTTCCGCCGGAGCTCCGGCATTGCAGTTACCTTGTCAAGATGGACCTCAGCAGAAATTTACTCCATGGGCAAGTGCCTTCCTCCATTCTCAAGGAGCTCAAGAAGTTGAGGTTTCTGTCATTAGCTGGGAACAATTTCAGTGGTGAGATACCATCCGGTCTGGGTCAGCTGAGATCACTCAGGGTGCTAAATTTGTCCTCAAATTCTCTGTCAGGAGTGGTTCCAATTGATCTCGTGGCACTGAGAGATCACACCGTTCTACTCCTTGACGGTAATCTGCTCCCTGCGAAGGTTTCCGCTCCTATGCCATCACCTCAAATGGATGAGATTTCCCAAGTGACAGCTGATAGTTCAGGGGTAGGTCCACCACCCCACTCTGCTGAAGTATTTACAGTCATCCCCCAATACAAAAGCACCTGGGTACTTACCGAGGCAAACCGAGGCACCCCGCCTGATGGCAGCGGCAATGTTGGTCATCTGAAGACCATAGAGATTGTTGCAATAGCTTTGGTGTTAGTCGTCATTGTTGCCCTTTTAGTTGTGGCCACCATATACGTTTTCAAAAGGAGAAGACGGACCCCGAGACAACCAAGGCGCACTGGCACTGGCGCTGGCACTAGCGCTGGCACTAGAAGGGAGAGGGAGGTGAAGGTTTTTGATGGCGTTGACATTGGAGCTTCCCTAACTTATGAGGCAATTGTCCGGGCCACTGGAAATTTTAACGCAAGCAACTGCATCGGCTTTGGCGGCTTTGGCGCGACGTATAAAGCTGAGGTTGCACCTGGGGTTTTGGTGGCAGTAAAGAGGCTTTCTATTGGGAGGCAACACGGTGCCAAGCAGTTCCAAGCAGAAGTTGAAACCCTTGGGCGGCGTCGCCATCCTAATCTTGTCACTCTCATGGGGTACCATATCAGTGACCAAGAGACATTCCTGATATACAACTATTTGCCAGGTGGAAACTTGGAGAGGTTCATACAGGAGAGAACTAAGAGGCAAATTGGTTGGAGAGTGCTCCACAAAATTGCTCTGGATATTGCTCATGCTCTTGCTTTCATGCATGATGAGTGCTCCCCCCGCATTCTGCACCGAGatgttaagccaagcaacatattgCTCGACAATGACTTCAATGCATATCTCTCCGATTTTGGATTAGCAAAACTTCTTCGCAACTCACAAACTCATACAACCACAAGTGTTGCTGGTACTTTTGGTTATGTCGCGCCGGAGTATGCAATGACATGCCGTGTGTCTGATAAAGCAGATGTTTATAGCTATGGGGTTCTGCTTCTTGAACTGATCTCGGATAAGAAAGTACTGGATCCATCGTTCTCTCCATATGGAAATGGTTTCAACATTATTAGCTGGGCTAATAAGCTAATCCAAAGCGGTAGAGTTTCCGAGTTCTTCGTTGAGGGCTTGTGGAATAAGGCCCCACATGATGACCTGGTTGAGATTATGAACCTGGGGGTCCTGTGCACTGTGGAGTCTCTTTCTTCTAGGCCCAAAATGAAACATGTTGTTCGCCGTCTAAGAGAACTCCGTCCGCCTTCTTACTAG